The Moorena producens PAL-8-15-08-1 genomic interval GATGCGGCCCTTGACTAACCATACTCATAAAGCATTATTACAGTACGGTGAAAAGACAGTTTTGCAACGGATCGATGCTCTGCTGTATGCTCATATTGATTGTATAACCATCGTTACAGGTTATCCCAAATTGCGGATAAAACTAGAAGACATTTACTTGAATTACTGGCACTTGAGCAACCAATCATCATTCTGACTCCAACCATAACAACTATATTAACAACTAGATTGCAGACGGGAGCTGAGTATGCTAAGCAACGCTTTTTATTTCATTCAGAAGATGGCGATTAATATAGGAGTTATACCATCAGAGTGGTTCTGTTTCTCTGAATATGACCCACGGAAGTTCTATGTATTCGCGGATCGAAGGCTAGTTTTTATAGAAGTTCCCAAAGTTGCCAGTACCTCCATTTTGTACGCAATTGGCAAGGCTTATCAAGTCGAGTTCCAGCATTTCATACATAATGATCCGTTTTGGCATATTGAACGAGACAGGTTAAACCCGCAACAGCAAGAGTTTTACAAATTTGCCTTTGTGCGAAATCCTTTTGATAGATTAGTCTCTTGTTATAAGAATAAACTAATTCAGGTGCGCCACCAGACTAAGTTTAATCCTGGTAGATATTTATTCGAGGGGTATATTCCTTTGGATGCTACTTTTGATGAATTTGTCAAAATCATTACCAAAATTCCTGACTATCTTGCTGAGAAACATTTTAAATCTCAGTACGCCATTTTGTCCCATGGGGGAAAGTTATTGCCTGATTGGATAGGGCGTTTTGAAACCTTAGCGGATTCCTGGGCAGAAATCGCTCAGAAATATGGTTTTGAACAGGACTTACCAAAATTAACATCAACTGAGCACCTCAAGAATACACCACCAGATTACCGAGCATACTACACAAAAGAATTGGCCGAGATGGTTTCCAGACGGTATAGAAAAGATCTGGTGTTATTTGGATACACCAAGGCTTACCAAGAACTCTGGGATTTTTTAGACAACAAGTAACAGAGAAATTACTAGAGATGGAAGAAATCACTTACCTCATTGCTAACTATAACAACGGTAAGTATATCACAGATTGCCTCAACTCCCTCCACCAACAAAGCTCTCCTAATTGGCGTGCTATCATCGTTGATGATCAAAGCACGGATAATTCGCTACAAATAATAAATTCGCAACTTACTGAAAAAATTAAATTCTTAAAAAACGAGCAAAATATTGGTTATACACCCACGCTCATCCGCTTAATTGAACAGGCTACCACCGATATCGTGGGCATTTTAGATCCCGATGATGCACTGTACCCAGAGGCAACAGAACTCGTTTTGCAAGCTTATTGTGAGTATCCTGAGGCGGGTTTTGTCTACACCAACCAAGATTATTACAATGAAGAGTTAACAGCCAAAATCGGGTCATATCTTTCATCTGCCATCCCATCAGGCCGCACGAGTTTGATGCATGGAGTGGGTGCCATGAGAACCTTTCGACGCTCGGCATATGCCAAAACTACGGGGCTTGATCCAAGCATCTTGTATGCCGAAGATCGGGATTTAGTCTACAAAATGGAGGAGGTGACACCCTTTGTTTTTGTTGATCTAGCACTATATAAATATCGTTATGTGCCAAATTCACAAAGCCATAACCCACAAAAACGCAGACTCGGAGACAAAAATCATCGTCGTGCGTATCGTAACGCCCTAGCTCGCCGCCAAATTACTGGGCGGCTTGACACTCCCCGGTCTAAAGACGCGGGGATTCTTCGCTCAACGACCCGACTTGCTGAACCTGGCCGGAACCAAGAACAGTAGAGGTTAGATCTCCCGAAGCGTTTCGGCGTTCGCCTTTGGCGTGGCCTACGGCCAAGCCGACGCTACGCGAACGGATCTATGATCCAGGTTCCGGTGTGCCCCACCGTACCCAAGGCTCTTTTAAGAATGTTTATTGCAGCGTTGTGGTCTCTATCTAACTCACATCCACACTTACAGATATGGGTTCTAGTAGACAAAGACTTTTTGACCACCTCACCGCATTCAGAACAATTTTGGCTTGTATAGGCAGGATTCACCGCAACGGTGACTCTGCTAAACTTTTTGCCAAAGTGTTCTAACCATTTCCTAAATTGATACCAACCTGCGTCATTAATAGATTTAGCTAGACAATGGTTTTTAACCAGGTTTTTAACCCTCAAGTCTTCATAGGCTACCAGATCGTTAGATCGGACTACGCAACGTGCAAGTCTCTTTGCATGTTCTTCACGCTGCCTACTTATTTTGAGGTGCTGTCTACCTAATCTATTAATGGCTTTCTTTCGGTTAGATGAGCCTTTCTTTTTACGAGAAACTCGACGTTGATAAAACTTTAATCGCTTTTCCCCTTT includes:
- a CDS encoding NTP transferase domain-containing protein, encoding MAINSNNFRAIILAASYGRRMRPLTNHTHKALLQYGEKTVLQRIDALLYAHIDCITIVTGYPKLRIKLEDIYLNYWHLSNQSSF
- a CDS encoding glycosyltransferase family 2 protein translates to MEEITYLIANYNNGKYITDCLNSLHQQSSPNWRAIIVDDQSTDNSLQIINSQLTEKIKFLKNEQNIGYTPTLIRLIEQATTDIVGILDPDDALYPEATELVLQAYCEYPEAGFVYTNQDYYNEELTAKIGSYLSSAIPSGRTSLMHGVGAMRTFRRSAYAKTTGLDPSILYAEDRDLVYKMEEVTPFVFVDLALYKYRYVPNSQSHNPQKRRLGDKNHRRAYRNALARRQITGRLDTPRSKDAGILRSTTRLAEPGRNQEQ
- a CDS encoding sulfotransferase family 2 domain-containing protein; translation: MLSNAFYFIQKMAINIGVIPSEWFCFSEYDPRKFYVFADRRLVFIEVPKVASTSILYAIGKAYQVEFQHFIHNDPFWHIERDRLNPQQQEFYKFAFVRNPFDRLVSCYKNKLIQVRHQTKFNPGRYLFEGYIPLDATFDEFVKIITKIPDYLAEKHFKSQYAILSHGGKLLPDWIGRFETLADSWAEIAQKYGFEQDLPKLTSTEHLKNTPPDYRAYYTKELAEMVSRRYRKDLVLFGYTKAYQELWDFLDNK